Below is a window of Ornithodoros turicata isolate Travis chromosome 7, ASM3712646v1, whole genome shotgun sequence DNA.
TGGAAATTGGGCACGGGATCTGTGTTTGCTCTTGGTACAGTATTCAGTTTTCAGCAGTATTCAGCATTTCATATTATGTATCACACTTGCTGTTTCAGATTGTATTTCATGTCATGATATGCATAGATCAGCACCTCCTTTATGCACAGCATGAGTACAGATTTTTTATCTGGAAACACAGTTATACTCTCATGTTATGTTAGTAAATGTCACAGGCTATGACTGTGAGTAGGTGTGTAATGAAGTTTATACACCAACGAGAATACAGTCTCACCATTTTTTTTGTATGTAACACGCAAATGTTGACTAGAACTTATTGAACAGTATTTCAAAAAGTTGTTTTGCTGTTCTTCTACCTTAACGTAGACATTTACATTGATGAAATGGTGATCAGTGCATGTCGAGACCACCTAAGGGGAGCCTGTGGAGATGTTTTAGACAGCATGGTGGGAAAAAATTATGAGGTGAGTTACCCGTCCTTCCTAATTGTTATCTGTGCAAGCCTGAAAGGCAGTGTGCAACATACAGAGCGAGGTGTCATAAAGCTGCACCCACATAAAGAAGGTTTATaatgaatgagagagagagagaaacaagaTTGTGAAATTAAACATTTTATAGCTTGCTGGTCACAAGCAAAAGGTGCTTCCTTCTGCACATTGTGTTGTTGTATACCATAACCTTTGTGAGAAAAATGAATGGTGTTTGGCGTTGCCTCTCTGCTGTCTAGCTTCTTCCTCATGTTTTCCTCCTCTTCCACAGATCATTATCGATGACTGTATGAATAAGATGAAAGATTATATAGAAGAAGGAAGGCTGTTTGACATAGTCTTCAACGACCTGACGGATTTCCCAATCAGCTCGGAACCTCAAGCTATCACAGGTATCACAAGAGATTTCCATGTTCTGTTGCTTTTCACCAAAAGCCTCATTACAGTTCATGGTTCTGATAATTTCTGCATGGTATTAAAGGTGGACACTGGGACTTTGTGAGAAAGATAGTCAACATGAGTATGaaagtgctgagacaaaatgGCCGCCTGCTCAATCATGTAAGTCTTTGAAAACATATTTTTTGCATGATATACAACATATATACCACCTGTTTTGTGGGGAAAATGCAAAAGACTTTGGGAACGAAGGAGCACGAGACACggagaagcaaacaaacacgaCATGCCCCACTAATCGGCAATCTGAACACATGCTGAACCTTTGTTCACTTCCAGGCAATAGGTGTAAGTTGCCCATCCTCACTCGAAACATATGAGAAGCTGTTGAAGAGTCTTCCAGTCAACGTTGAGTTCACTAAGCACTCTGACCATGTACCTTCTTTTATGGAAGAGTATCCTTTCTGTGCTTTTGGCCATTTATGCATGAACCCTATCGACGCAGCTTCCCACAGAGACCACCACAAATCTTCTGCTTTCAGAGAGCCGGAAGCGGGTGGGCGTACAGTTAGGAGCAAATCAGGATCTTACAGGTTGTCTTATTACCACCACTAGTGGGAGGATCAAAACCAGGTTAAAAAAATGCCGCGACAAATTAGAGTAAGAAAAAATTCCTTGATGACGAGTCAGTGAATGCATGATGTCAGTGTTGTTCTAGTATCCGGCCAAGATTACACTCAAAATTTCTATGAGATTTTATCTTGTAGATTTTATATGTCTGGTTCGGAGAGATCGATCTCCGTTGATCGTGTGGATCATCACCAGCAGGTGTGCTGTTCCTTCTCAGCCATTGCATATTAGTTATaaccttcaaaaaaaaaaaaaaaaaaaaaagacagggacAACACACTGTAACTCAACATAAGAGTTCATCGTGTTTCCTGCCAACAAGCCCACATTCCACTGTTAGTATGTAAAATTTGGATTGTTGAACCAAGTAATGGCAAAAAATGTCTCCTCAGTACTTATTAGAGCCTTGCAGTCTAGGGTTAAACACAGTAAGACCTATCTTAACCCTACTCCCCTGATTTGCATGATCGCAACTTCGGGTAAAAACTAGAAAAGCCCAGAGAACCAAACTCCACAAATGTGCAGATTCAGCCAACCATACAGGTACTGGAGAACACTAAATACTTCTTACTCAGCGCTGCCGCTCGGCATCTCGACAGATTATCTAACATTGCCAATACCTTGATCCAAGGGGAAAATGTTTGATAATAAACACTATTATGATGGGGGAGTGCAGGTAAATTACAGACAAACACTATCTATCAAGACTGCTTCAGTGCAACCCTACTATAGAATGCGCACCAGAGTGATAGGGTATTTACTGCCTAATTTATGGTATTCAAGCTTTACTGTTCAGCCACCTTTCCAGAGAAAACATTAGTTCAGCTGCCACAACCTTTTCCTTAACCCTCTCATTAGATGGGTATTTTATGAAATCCGAAAGCTGGAATGATGAACATGTAGGTTTAGCACCAGTACCTTATTTATATCAATGCCTGGCAGCCAAGTTCAGTCCTTAGTGTATTGCTCGTCTTTGTCATTGGCTGGCCTGTTGCACTGCCAGCTGTTCACAGTGTTccatgtgtttttctttcttgaaaGGCTTTCCGTAGAATAGGTGACAATACTTACAGTGCATTCTCCTGCTGCTCAACAGTTGTCTCTCAACCACAGTATTACAGTATCCAATGTAGTTTTATTAAAATATGTGTATTTCAATTAGAGTTCATACTTTTATTAATTAATAGCTTTAATAGAAACACCCCAATCGtcatcaccaaaataaagttgttgtattaTAATAGTTTGTTTTCCCAGAGAATGCTCCCCTTCATTTTATTCTAGTCTTACTAAGCCTTGCgcaaagtgaagtgaagtgaagagTAAGGTAACGTGTGCAGACATGGAAGACATTGCACCTGGGTACCGAGCTGTTCTATATTATAATGACAGGGTCCCTTGCAGCTGTTCTGAAAATCTGCATGTGGTCCTTCGTTTGTGTTACTTCTCATCCTAAGGATGAATGTAAGTTATGGGTCTGCATGACCTGTTTTACCAGTGGTTTACGAAATAGGTTTGTGTATCCGTCTCACGCATAGAAAATGGCAACATCGTCACTGGTCAAATCACGTCACAGGTCATGTCtgttttatttcttattttatGAGcatgtgtgtgtaagtagaaaTGATTGTGAATATTATTAATTAGTGACCATGTTATGGAACAACTTTTAATAAAACACATTGTTCTGATCGATTCTTTTTACTTCTGCAGGTGCAATTTCAAACGCAATAACAAGTGCATTCCTTTTGCCTGCACTCCTTACACCCAGCATAGGAAGGCAGCACACTTGCATTCCCTTCAGAGTGTGCAAACTGCACTTTCACATCATGGTGCAAATTGCTCTGTCTCTGCACCATCGACCGTGTAGGTGCAAGGGCGTGAAAGACAGAGACACAGATAATCAAAGTATCAATACAAGGGGTCGTCCCGTCGCTTTAACTTAAAGCTCAGGACAATGTGACCTCCGGCTGTTTTACTTCCATGTGTGGTCAGGCTTGTTGATACATAAACGCTAGCTAGTGAACCCGAGGTTGCTTACAGCTCTGGTACAGGCAAGGCAGGTCTCGTTCCAAATGACACTCACTTTTTATCTCAACAGCCATGCAGTCATGTTCGTAGTTGTGCCAGCTGCCGTTCAATCTCGTCATCTGTGGGTAACCTCGCTTTTGAAGTGCTCCCTAGGGGATCAGCTCGTGCAGAAGGTGCTTCAGCCAGCTGAAGtagaaatggcagtttgaaataTGTCACTGTGCAGAGCACACTGCGGATCAGAGTGTTGAACATCCAACCTACCTTCCCAGAAAGCTCAATACCAATCTCATCGAGGACTTGAGTAACAACTGCATCCTGTTCCTCTTCATCCCCGGATTCGTCCAAGATGGAATTTAAAGTTTCGTCCACTACAAATTCGAGAAATCGATATGTGCGTTATTACTATACAGAAAATGAGCACATCAATCTGAGAAGCTATTAGTTTTTTAAGCTCGCATCCTGTGCTACCAAACAGATGGAGTAGTTGCAAGTGGGATAGACAATTTCTAATTTTACAAGGTTTAGGGCCAGCGGACCTCAAAGCTATGCACTGAGTCTGCTATTGCTGACTGCTGTAATCAAACCTCAGTGTTTTGCACTAATATGCACTATGGGTATTCTCGAAAATAGTGTGGAATATCAAAACAGGCTCATGTCGCTCTCACGTGCAGCAACAGTCTGCGCGAGCATGTCGTCTGCAAACGGCCCAAAACaattgaaataaaaatgtttttttttttcacaatacCATTTATTTGTACTTACTAAACTTGCAATATGCTTATGAAAAATGATTATTTTGcaatttgttctttttttgcaaGTCTGTTAGCGATAGCAGCACTGTGAGGGACTTGAGCAGTATGTGGGAGAGGCCATTGCTTGCATTTCGGGTCCTCTAGTCGCATGCAGCTACAGCTATAAACGTTCAGAGCCTAGCAGTGCACACGTCCTTCTTACCCATTTCTTCAGTCATGCCCATCTTCATGCTCTGCTTTTCAAATTCTTGCATGTTCTTCATTAGTTGCTCTGGCTTCAACTGTTTGTTCACTGTACCCATAGTCTGGAAGAGTGGAGGACTAGCATATTACTACAGCGTTACAAAAATTTGTCTTGGGACAAATTGTAAATATGCTCAGTCAACCTTGATGCACTATGATCAGAGAATTCATCAAATCTGACGTGATCATCTGATGATCGGAGAGTTGAACTGAGCCAGGACTGATGCAGAAAGTAAACATTAGTTATTGATAAAAGTGATAAATTATTGCATGCATGGACTATGTACTACGATGCCTCCTGAGATTTGTAATAGTAGCTATTACTTTGTGATGTTCAATGCATTTTGACCAAGCTGATTATTGTCCACTTGAGGAAACCAATAAAGCCACTATGTACTATTCTAGAACAAATTAAGAACTGTGCTGCAGACATGTTAAGAGCTTTCTCCTGTTGGCCGGAAACCAGTGTTATGTGATGTAGCCTAGTCCCCCCAACTATCGTCACAGGATATAACCTCTCCAATACCAACCTTAAAGGGGTGGTCGCCTTCATCAccatcgattccgaaactatggtgGCACTTTATTCCCCACTGTTCACTGACCGTGGTAGAGGAAATCTCACGCGAATTACTGGCATAGTTTCTGTGCAACTAGATTAAGTACAGTGCAAGAGCAGACGTCGGACATTGAGAGTATGgcagaattccctctctggaaaaacgagaaaatgtcACACTGTAATAGATAGACCAATGATGGCACGCCTTTGAGAAAGGCAACGGTGGTTTAAAGATGCCATCATGCAGGACTTGGCCTTGTGATAACACGCACAAGTTCTTCTTAGTTAGCACCTCTTAGTTCTTCATAACTTTCGTACGAATAAATTTTGAACATTTCTAGAAATGTAACGGTGATGACCCTCTATGTTCGCCATGGAAAGCAAAGGGAGCCTGCCCAGGATTGGCGGACAGGCATCACGTGATGTTGCAGTACTACGTAATGCATTTGAGACAGGTTACTAATTACGTACTATCAAACCTGTTCTGAAGAATAAGAGCAACTCGACAGAAATTCGGTTTGAACTTTTGTAACCTGTAAGAATATCTGCGTGTTCTCTATCATCTGTTGGCATATATCTCTGTGCACGTTGTCCGCTTCTCTGTCACTACCCACAGTCCCGGCGTGAGTAGAAGGACAAGATGATGAAAGCTATGAAAGTCGCTTGGTATCGCTGCTCTGTGCAAAACCTCAGATCCAGGCGATTTCTATGTGTGCCTGGTTTACAATCTAGTGTTCCGGGATTCACCAACCGTGCACATTCGACGACGAAGTGCACGTTGCCACTGGTCACGAACCGCCAGATGGCTAACCTAGTTGCTTGCGTTCTCAATGGACGGTGAGCGAGTCGCCTCAGGGTATGCCGCGTCTTGGAGTCCGCAAATTTTGCTTGGCACAGCAAGCTTTGAAATTAGATTACTAAAAGAATTCTCAATGTACAGCAGAGTTATTGTGCATCTGAGGCGTCCAAGCTACAAGGATTCAGAAAAACACGCCGTTTCTATATGCTTACCATTCACTTTACAGGTCCCTTTACGGTAAACAGCGGACAAACCCATTGATTGTTCAACTCTTAGTCTCTGACAGCTAATAGGCTTACCTTAGCTGTAGTTGCCATGGCACCTGCCAGTTTGGAGCTTGCGTGCATCGTCTACATGTACGAAATGCCAGCGAGTTTATGCAATAGTACTCATCTGTGTCACCTCTTTCACTTACTTTACATTGCGCACCTACTGCTTGAACCTTAGACGATGCAGTGTATGTTCGTGCTTTCTGCTTGCGGCACTGGACTAGTTGTTTTGCTAAGATGGTGCATAGCTGGAATACGCAAAAACTCTATTTTGCTGCAAAGGTACGGAAACACTTACGATAACAAACGAAACAATAAAAACAGAAAATTAATGCGATGCACGTCAGACGACTTACGTTCTTGTCACCCTGCTTTGCTGCCTTTTTAATATCGAGTTCCTGTGGGCGTGCATGTGAAGGCATCAAAACATTAGGCGACACACATGTTATAATTTCTTACCAGTTGTTTCTCTTGCTTTTCCAGTCCTCGACGATCCCGTTCAATGTCCctctgtgttttcctcagatcTCTGTTTTGTTGCCGCATTTGTTCTACAACGAAAAACGTATCACAATTCACAATCCTGCTCCGCGTACGCGCTATCTGATGATGCATAGTTTTGTTCCACTGATTAGTCAGATGAACGAAGTAAATACAGCTTGCTTGACGCTCTTGTCTCAGGGACACATGAACCACATGAACGACAAAGTTCGCCTACCAGCCGGTGTTGGCTTCTTTCCAAAGATGTCCATCTCTGCAATTAACTATCACACAGTGGAATTTTAGCAGGAGTAACGAAAGTAGAAAACAAATCATGCATCAGCGTCCCGTGAGTCAGCTGAATGAATCGGCTGAATCAGCCGTGATCACATGACTACCACTGCCCATTGCTGCCACTATATACGCTTCCTTGTACGCTCTCCAGCAATCCTGTAACTTCCTAGCAATATTGATAATTAATATCAGATCAACTGCACTAACAATACCACATGTTGTTTCTACATTGATAATTTTTTTAACAGACGGTAGAGTAATGGTTGGCACATGGCCATAATACGCTACCACAGTCAAGCTCACAAGGTTTATCACAATATTTCAAAAAAGGTTTGACACCCGGCCGCTGCAGCGTGCTTGCTAAATTTAAAATCGACTCAACACAAATGACACAAATAGAAGTAGTCCTGGAAGTACGCATCGCCATCGCCTCATTTTAAACATGGCGGCCTCCACGTTTTTGGATGTTTTGAGGTTCGTGCTGAAAAATACACTATTTTGGGTAGCATCTTCGCTCATCCTGGCGTATGACATATCTGAAATTTCAGCAAAAGTAGCACTCAGCTTGAAGATGAGTTCCTTAGTGGAAGTGACAATGAAGTAAGTTGAAAATTGCTTTTGAAAAGTTGCCCCACTCGGCATTGCTGCTATAGTATATCCATGTCTGCTAATGTACAGTCGTCTGTTGACAGGATGAACAAAGTGATGAGGATGATTTTCACCACACAAAGCTGCTGGATGCCATTAGGTCTCTGGGAGGAAAAAAGTACGTCAATCACAGTGTGGTAGATGCTGTTTGAAAATATGTGTGTAATTCACGTACATTCTTTCCATTGTAACATCTCAGAAGGGTCACCCAGAGGACTGAGCCCAGCCAGACAGTGTCGGAATATAATCTGTCACAAGGTATGGTAATTTCTCTTCTGCTGTCATTGTTGCATTGTGACCTATGGTCAGCATATATGATAGCATGAAAGGAACATAAGTCCATCAAGTAGTTATACCCTTGCAGCATTCGCAAAATTATGTATTGCATTTTGCGTGATTATTCGTTATTTCTGTAgcggagaaagaaaaagtaccCCCATGGCAGCTGCTGATGAACTTGAAGGACAGCACAGAAGCCCACCGTCAAACGAAAAATCAGATGCGGTCTATGAGTCGCAACGCTGATGTGATGCCTTTGCCATTGCCAAAACCGCAGCAAGAAAGGGTGAGTTCCAGACACAGTGTGACACGAGAAACGTCCTGAGATGCATAATGAAATAAATAGCAGATCCTGAAGAATACCAAACTGTTTATGACGCATGGGTGCTAAAAGCTCGTTATGTTTACATGTCTGTATGTTACTCATGCATCCAGTAAGGGGTCAGCTTTGTGACGGCAGCATTCAAACAGTATAAAATATCATACTTTTGTGGATTGTAGCCAAATTGCGCATCTTGATCTCATTTACCAGGTTAAACCTTACATGCTGCAGACCTGTACCTAATAGCAACACTAAAGTTATTTGACAGACAAGTTCTGTAGTACGGAGGTGTGTGACTTGAGGGCTATACTTGATAGTGGGTGATCCCGGGGAATGAGGAGGAAAACAGAATGCCACAGCATGAACCCTCAAAGCTCATGACTTCAGTGTACCTGGCTAAGAAACTGCTGGTTATGCGACCTGACCAAAAGGCATACTGTATGCATTATTCCGTCAAAATATTTCCACCGTGTTGTCGCGTGTGATTTTTGCTATGTGTATTTTTATTGCAAGTAATACATATGTATCTGGACATACTACATTTACATATAGCCACTGTTCTTGTGACATGCATGTGAACATGTGAAAGATATTTGCCTTGAATTTCATTATCACACCATCAGTATTAATCCACCTCTGCTCCTGAAGTGTTATCTTTTTCCTAAAGCAGCGTGGAACGGCTAAAAAAAATGGAAGTAggagtagaaattaggattacgAGTCCTGCTGGGATTCACACAAAAAGTATGATTGCAGTGCGTCACCCTGGTGTGCAAGGAGAAGTTTCAGTCTCGCGGGTCATAAACGCCGCTTCCATACTAACGTCACTCACGTGTTCACGTGGGGTAGTTGGCGTTTCTTTTGTAGCCACTTCCATACCCTGGCAGCCAGTCTGCTACGTCATGTCGGTTGCACCATAGCGAAGGGCGAAGcttccttttcctttatttatttttgcggTTGCGGTGTCTGACGTAGATCAGTTGACCTGCCGCTTCGCTTCCTTCCGCGACACTAAAAGTGTTCTGCTGACCTGAAGTCACAACACATGAGAGGAGCTAGGAGAGATCGCTGCTGCTGTGTGCACTCTTGTAAACTTATTTTCTCAGTAAATGTGGGCTTCCCAgaagaaatattttgcgtgacagttcctGGAGGTAGTATGGCTCACGTCAAGGTTAACTTGAACAATGCTCCAGCCTGTGAAGTGGGAAGACAGCCACCCTGGCAGCGCCTAGCAGAAAACGCCTTCGTAACGAGGGTCAGCCCTCTAACTGGAATGAGATCACCCAAAAATCTGtccgccgttatttctactaagcaccactagggtccgcaggccggaatggcattcaagttaactctgatgcgagctgtacatTCATGTCATGTagtaaaaaatatatgttcgagCTGCTTTCCATGCTCTTTTTTAAGACATCAGATCACATCCAGCACTAGACACCTCTTTACAATAAACGaatgcgaatattcgaaatttcgaatgtGAAACAAATATCTCATGCTATTCGAATGCTATttgcaacctattttcagtattcaaaatttttgaatatttttcgaCTAGTACTGAAGCTAGGCATCGCaatcgccattctgcaagtgggcttcgcctcattccatccaagagttaggtgaagcccacttcacgttaccaCAATTGTTGTTTTGCTGTGCGGCTCCATCCTgaaagtcggcttcacctcatttcACTCAGTGTttggtgaagcctgctttacactgtttacaatattcTGTCACCGAAGTCTACAACTTCTGTGTCCTCATGGTCAACCATGGGCACTCCATGTTCTAGTAAATGTACTCCGAACtttcagagttatgttcagtacagatggaaatatgtgcagtttctaacaaaaagtacaggaaattcacaatgtaaacatacGACTGAGGAGATGTCCACAAAACAGGCTGCATCGAACATGGACTAACTCGCAATGCAGTTCATCtcactaatgcagtctaccatacacaacacagagggacccttctctcacgatatgttatgctgggtgaaaaggttcacaagtttggagcagaacatcatcaaatgagcacaacaccacaaaatgTTTCACCGTGAGGTATTCGAAATAATTCTaattgggccttttctgattattcgaatTCGATTCGCCGTGTGAGGAAATGATTCAGATTCGATTCGCAGTGCaagtgaaatattcgtaaactATTCACAAtcaaaattttgctattcgcatAGTTCTACTTTACAGTCCTGCTAAGTGTGTGACCCTCCACATTGAGCCAGAGGGGAAGGACATGGTCCATGTTACAAGAAAACTGTCTTTTGATGAAAGTACGACGTTTGTGTTCCTTCAATCAATTATTATGAATGCCTTACATGATTTACAAGTAGCACAGAAACGTCATGTGTAAGATTTATGAAAAGCTGTCTCACGGCATGCCCGCTTCTCAACAAACAGATTGAACGTCAAGTGGCCTATGGCAAAGTGGAAAGGGAGGTGTCCATGTGGGAGCCCATTGTGAAGAAGAACCGCTTGGTACGCATACCTATACGCATAGCTTTCAGTTATCATGCATGAAAATTGATAGTGTGGAATCTAACTGAACTGTTTTTGGAAATTGAACCAGGCTGAACAGATGGTGTTCCCTCTGACGCAACCTGATCTAAGAATGCAGCCGACTGAAAAATTTGTTCAACGCTTCAAGGTTAGTTATGTGCATACTGTTtacatttttttatgctttttatTTCACGATTGTTCAGTGGCAGGCGTCAGAATGTTCTTTTTTCGACAATACGCTCCTTTGAGATTCCGTAACGTCTTTTTCTGAAAGATGCTCTTGTTTCACCAAAAATACAGCCAAAAACAACCCTTGAGCTGGAAGTTGAGAAGCTGCTGAAAGGGAGTGATCATGTTCTGCATGACAATGCTGAGCTCACCCCTGCTGAAGAAAGGGCTCTATTAGCAATGAGTGTTGAAGAGGTAAGAAATTGCTTTCATGGGGGCTTGGAAGAATTGTTCCCACCGCTCCAGCCTGGTTTGGCTCGATTTTTATTGCCGCTGATAGGTTTGGTTGGGGAGGTGGAAGCACCCAAGTTTAGTACACTGTGTTTTGAGGGGAGAACACATTTAGGCCACTCAAGGGAAGGAAGCATTTGCCCCAGTGTTGAAGGTGGGTGCTCGTTGGAGCCGTGTAATGGCGAGGCAATGAATAAGATTGCATTCTAGCTCCTTTTTGTGACCAGCTTTAGGGCGAATGGCAAATTACTGTCTGACACACTCAAAATAATGGGAACAGAGTTTTTATGTTGCTTgtgagtagagcctgaagttttagggcttTACCCAATTCttacccgaatttgcaccccgaattgaaggttcatCCTTTatggtgaaacccgatttttacccggcaaattccccccactgggatgtctgtaggaatgcatgaacatacttgtttggcagcaaatgcagttacatcaccgtttctACCAGACcattacagttagtttgagtaactgagcccgatttcttaAGGCTCTACTTATGAGTGACTAAGGAGACTTGAAACTTTATCGAAGCTAAGCTCTGCAAGTGCAGAACAGTCAAAtgtgcacatgtttgttatGGTCGATAGTGCACAGTGTAGCAATCATCACTTCTCACGGTTACAGGGTGATGCACCTCCTGCTCAGTAAAGGCTGTTTTGAGTTCACTTTTGGGGACACTAGTGAAATCATCCATTTATGGTCGTCAGTGTAATCCCGAAAGAGCAGATACATACTACTGAAGCCCTTGGTCTGAGCTACCACTGGTCTTATGCACACTGTTTCAGATAGCCCTTTAAAGCAACTTTGTGGGACTCCTGGTAGGGTTGACCAGATTCACCATATGTCTCATAACATTTTTGAAATCATGCGACATATTTCTACGGCTTACAAGAGCAGTTGTGACTTTGAATACAGCGTGGATGCTAAGCTCTGATGctaacatcttttttttttttttttttttaaggtttGAAACAGTACTTCATTACATTCATTTTTCAGGAACAGTACCGTATTTATTATACACCCCAGTTTTGATGCACACATTATGTAGCCGGCTTATGCTCTACGGCACAGCCTTATTACCACAAAGATTTAAAAGAAATCAATGCAAGAGAGGTTTCTATTTTGCCTGGCTCAGTATTGAAGATGAAGAATAAGTGGAACTTCTGCACAGTGTTATCTTGCTGAACTCCCTATCATTGCGATGCTGCTGCTGAACTTTTTAGTGTGGTTTGACGGGGAATTAATTTAGTGGAGGCTCCAGGTTGGTAAAACATTGTACCTGATCCATTCAGTGCAGAACCTGGTTGTTCAGCTTTGTTTCTACATGAGAAATGTCTGCACGGTGCACATTAAAGTCTGTCCATGCACAAAAGCGCACACTCCCATGCTAAGTTTTATTAGTGATTTACATTCACTAAGGGTATTATATCTTAGAGGGTGTCTGGATGATACAAATCTTTAGTGGTATGCTTCCTGCAAAACGATACACGAAGTTAGTACTATAAGCAATATGTTTTCCCATTTTCTTCGAAACACTCGTCAGGTAGAATTGGTACTGGTCGTGATGCTGTCCTTGACACAACATACCCACAGTGCCACAGTGCGACCACAGCAGCCACTAGCCCTAGCCAGAAAAGTGGCTGTACAAAGATTACTTCTGTGATATGAGTGAGGTCACTGCTGTGGTCCAATGCTATGACATCCTTGCATTGTGGACTGTTGTCGATCATGCCTTGCTTGTGGTCCGATACATCGATTTGAATGCTTTGAATTTGTAATTCCTGTGCACAAGAAGAGGCAAGATACTATTTGGAGACTGCTAGGCAATATTGTTGTTGTCAAAAGTATTTCACTGTGCACAAGTAATGATATACCAGCTGCTGTAAAAGCAATTTCATTACAGGTATAAGGTAATCCAGAGACTTTGTAAGGCCAGTGTGCCAACTTTACAGGCGATTATTTGTGTCTTTGGCTCCAGCACCCATTTGACTGCTACTACTACTTACTACATTTCAGGTGTGGTGTGCACGTACCTTGTGTACCATATTTGTAGAATCACATTGTAGTACAAGGTCGTCTTCCTCAATAGACGGTCGTTTTCCAAGGTCCTCAAGttcgttttcctcagacgtgATTACTCTAACTCCTGCTTCTCCCGCGTTCAGCGGATGTGTCGGAGGTGGAGGTGGAGGTGGAAAAGTAATCTTCCACCTACGGAGtagcaaaagaagaagaagaaaagggaagatgGTGTAAAATGTAGTAGTGTGAAGCGATACATTTGAAATAGGAAATATGCACAGGTCCGTACCATTTTCTTCTGATCACTCGAGCCCTTGTGGAAAGCCAAAGTTTCTGCACGTCAAGGGGCTCTCGATTTCGGACCCGTATGGCGCGGAGCATGATTGACGATTTTCTAGGCCGGCAATTGCCATCGTCTGAGAACAAAAACTTGGCCATTAATGTGGTAGAAGTGTGTTTTCACAATTCAAATGTGCGGAATAACAGTACCATTGT
It encodes the following:
- the LOC135400818 gene encoding charged multivesicular body protein 2b-like, yielding MDIFGKKPTPAEQMRQQNRDLRKTQRDIERDRRGLEKQEKQLELDIKKAAKQGDKNLCTILAKQLVQCRKQKARTYTASSKVQAVGAQCKTMHASSKLAGAMATTAKTMGTVNKQLKPEQLMKNMQEFEKQSMKMGMTEEMVDETLNSILDESGDEEEQDAVVTQVLDEIGIELSGKLAEAPSARADPLGSTSKARLPTDDEIERQLAQLRT
- the LOC135400817 gene encoding uncharacterized protein LOC135400817 gives rise to the protein MANTTSLSKAEKIAECIAICKNSPERRARKGKGPIPKAGPALQFCPEDSVKFEAAQQNEHSGPYLSTVAVTNRCSRIVNIRFTRDPEFKFCPAEIFLDSGETSRISITFYNDDGNCRPRKSSIMLRAIRVRNREPLDVQKLWLSTRARVIRRKWWKITFPPPPPPPTHPLNAGEAGVRVITSEENELEDLGKRPSIEEDDLVLQCDSTNMVHKELQIQSIQIDVSDHKQGMIDNSPQCKDVIALDHSSDLTHITEVIFVQPLFWLGLVAAVVALWHCGYVVSRTASRPVPILPDECFEENGKTYCL